The following DNA comes from bacterium.
GGCGCCTTAATTCCCGGAAAATTCAGATGGGCCGAGGGAAATTCATCTCCCCTGAGCGGATCTTTGCACAATGAACGGGCGGTACGCGCTGAGTTTACAATGCGAATCGCCTCCGTTAAGATTCAGCCGCTATGAACGGAGACTTTAAACTAAGAGTGTTCCGGAGAGCCGGACACGCGAATTGGAGGAAGTAGAGAGAATGCCCCTTTCGAAGGTACGAAAAACAGAAGTCATTCAGGAATATCGGACACATGAAGGAGATACGGGTTCACCCGAGGTCCAGGTTGCCATTTTGAGCGAGCGGATCACCTATCTGACCGATCATTTCAAGACGCACACGAAAGACCACCATTCCCGGAGGGGATTATTGATGCTCGTGGGGCAGCGGCGGCGTCTTCTCGATTATCTCAGGGAGAAAGATATCAGCCGCTACCGCAACATCATCGAGCGCCTTGGCATTCGCCGCTAACATTCAATAATCTTTCAGAGGAAATCTCCTGATGCAGGCTATTCGCAAGGAAACATCCATTAACGGACATGTCCTCGCCTTCGAGACGGGCGAGATCGCAAAACAGGCCGGCGGCGCCGTCATGATGCACTATGGTGAGACCGCGGTCCTCTGTACGGTGTGCGCATCCGACTCTCCCCGCGAGGGAATCGACTTTTTCCCCCTGACGGTGGACTACCGCGAGGGCTTCTATGCGGCGGGCATAGTTCCGGGCAATTTCTTCCGCCGCGAGGGCAGACCCGGCGAGCGCGAGGTGCTGACCTGTCGCCTCATCGATCGCCCCATCCGCCCCCTGTTCCCCAAGACCTTCCAGTGCGAGACCATGGTCCAGATCATGGTGATGTCCTACGACCGGATTTGCGATTCCGACATTCTCGCGATCAACGGCACCTCGGCGGCGCTTCATATTTCGGACATTCCCTTCACCGGTCCTATCGGTGCCGTCCGCGTCGGGCGCGTGGACGGGCAAATCATCGTCAACCCCACCATCGATCAGCAGATTGAGAGCGACTTGAACTGCGTCATCGCCGGCACCGACGATGCCATCGTCATGGTCGAGGCGGGAAGCTTCGAGCT
Coding sequences within:
- the rpsO gene encoding 30S ribosomal protein S15; translated protein: MPLSKVRKTEVIQEYRTHEGDTGSPEVQVAILSERITYLTDHFKTHTKDHHSRRGLLMLVGQRRRLLDYLREKDISRYRNIIERLGIRR